The sequence CCTTGCGCGCGTCGGCCCGCACCATTTCGCCTAACGTCATGCCCCAGTATACGGCGAGGGTCGTCGGCACGGACGCGGTCGACCACCGATCGTCCCACGAGCGCAGGGAATCGATCTGCGGCGCGAGCGTCGCCTTGAGCGAGTCCGACGGGCTCAGATGGTCGTACGCGTTGACTAACGGAGGGAGGAGCGCGGCAAAGCCCGTCAGGTAGCTGTCGTACGCGGCTTTGATGAGCGTGTCGATCGCGAAATCCTTGCGATGCTCCAGCACACGGATCGCGTGCAAGCCGCGGAACGACTCTCCGCCCGTCTCGACGTACGGCGGATAGTCCGAGCGCTTGGGACTGCTCGGCCCCGCCGCCGACCACGGCCAGTTGTTGCTGTTGTAGAGCCAACCGCTCGCCGGGTTGAGCAGGTGCGGCGTCTGGTCGACCGACAGAAGGCCGTGCCAGTCGGTCGCGGTGTCGCTGCCATCCACCGGCTTCGTCCAATCGAATTTCGGATTGCGGCGCGGGATGAAATTCGCGTGGAAGTACGCGATGTCGCCGTCGGCGTCGGCGAAGATCGTGTTGTTGGTCGAGTTCGTGTGCAGCTGCATCGTCTTCAAAAAATCCTTGTATGAGAGCGACTTCGTGCGCGTGTACGACTGAATGAGCGCCTTTTCCGGCTCGTTCATCATGTCGATGCTCACCCACTTGTCGCCGATCTTCCTCACGATCGGTCCATGCCGTGTGCGATACACGGTGAACACCTTCTTCTTCATCCCGGCGTCCGTCTTGTACGGCACCGCGATGTGCGACACGATCATCGGATATTCCTTGCCGCCGTACAGATAGTAGTAGCGCCCGTTCTTCTGCGAGACGGTCTCCAGATACTCATCCTTGTCGTCGGCGTTGCTGCTCGTGTGCATCCAGCCGGTGCGCGTATTGAATCCCTGGTAGACGAAGAACTGTCCCCAGGTCACCGCGCCGTACGCATCCAGGCCCTGGTCGCTCACCATCTGCAGCTCGGCGCGGAAGAAGAACGACGTGTGCGGATTGATCAGCAGCAGCGCATGGTGGTCGAGCGTGTTGGACGGCGCAATCGCGATTCCGTTAGACCCGCCCGGCTCGGGCGGTGAGCCGTCGCCGTCGCTGATGTTCTTGGGCTCGTCGGCGCCCACCTCGGTGCCGTAAAACGCGGCCAGCTCCTTGAGGCTCACGTCTTCGATGTCGCCGCCGATGCTGCCTTCGCTGAATGACAGCGCCATCCACGGCTCGAAGCGGGTGATCACGCGCGGCTTGACCTGCGGGTGTGTGTACAGGAAGTAGTTGAGCCCATCGGCCCATGCATTCATGAGCGACTTGAGCCAGGCCGGACTCTCGCGGTACTTGGCGCGCAGCGTATCCGGATCGATGAAGATTTTCATCCGCAGATCCCGATAGATCGCGCTTTCGCCTTCGGTCTCGGCGAGACGGCCCATCGCGTTGACGAAGTTGGTCTCGACGCGATTGAAGTCGTCTTCACTCTGGGCATAGATCATCCCGAACACGGCATCGGCGTCGGATTTTCCGTACACGTGCGGGATGCCCCAGTTGTCGCGAATGATCGTGACGCGTTGGGCTTCCTGTTTCCATCGCGTAAGATCGGCGTTGTTGGGCGCTTGCGCGGACGCGGAGACCGTCTGCGCGGCGATGCACACGATGGACACTACGGCTGCGAACGGTTTCATCGGTGGCGGAGGTAAGAGGCACTGGGAGGATGAAGTCGGTACCCGAGCCCGGCAAGGCGTTCTCTGCCGTGTGACCTATGCGGGCCGCGGTCGTTGACACCCGGTGATCGACTCGTCGTGCGGCATAGAGAAAGGCTCAGGTCGGCGGCCGTCGGCCGTGCGCGCCCGCGTGCTGGCGTGGCTCGCACCCGCCGGCGCGTGGGCCGCGGGTCTCGTGCTCGTCTTCCACGGGATGATCCTGTCGCGCTTCGCGCTCGTCGAAGGCGATCTGCTCGACTCCCGGTTCAACCTGTACGTGCTGGAGCACAGCTATCTGTGGCTGCTGCGCGTGCCCGGCCAGCAACAATTCTGGAACGCGCCGTTCTATTTCCCGGCGCGGAACGTGATCGCGTATTCGGACACCCTCCTAACGGTAGCGCCCGTTTACTGGCTGCTGCGCGGCGCCGGGCTGGGTCCCACGACCGCGCTGCAGTGGTGGCTCATGGCCATGGCGACGCTCAACTTCGTCGCCGCGTACGCGCTGATCCGGCGCGCGATCCGCGTCGGCCCAACGGCAGCCGCGCTCGGCGCCTTTCTGTTCGCGTTCGCGAACGCGCGCACGTCGCAGCTCGCGCACCCGCAACTCCAGCCGCAGTTCTACATGCTGCTGGCGCTGTACGCGCTCGTGCGTCTCTTCGAGGATGACACGCGGGACGATCGGGCCGCGTCGGCAACCTGGATGCTCGTGTTCAGCATCGCGCTGGCGGCGCAATTCTGGGCCGCCTTCTACTATGGATTCTTCCTCGTCCTCGCGTTGGGCATCGCGGCCGTGTGCGCCGTGGCCGTGCCGCGTCTGCGTTCGCCGCTCGTGGCAGTCGTGCGCCGGAACGCACTCGCCGCCGCGGGGTGCGTGGCAGCGGGCGCCGTGCTCGTCGCGCCGCTCGCCATCCATTATCTGGCGGTCGCGCAGAGCCTCGGCGTGCGGCCATACGGGGCGCTCGCGTCGTTCATGCCCACGCCGGCCTCGTGGCTCTACATGGGACGTGACAACTGGATGTACGACACGCTCTGGCGGGGCGCGCACTTCACGCTCTCGATGCCGCAGGAGCAGCAGCTCGGCCTCGGCCTGGTGACCACGGCGCTCGTCATCTGGGGCCTGTGGAGCGCGCGGCGCACTCCGTTTGGCATCTTGCTCGCGGCAACGGGCGCGGCGCTCGTGCTCTGCACCACCGTCTTCCCGGGGCACTATACCGCGTGGCCGCTGATCTTCCACTGGGTGCCGGGCGCGCGAGCGTTGCGCGCCATCTCGCGCGTGGGGCTCGTCCTGCTCGTGCCGGCCTCGGTCGGCATCGCGCTGTTTTTCCAGCAGGCGCTCGCCGCGCGATGGCGCATCGCAGCCGTGCTCGCCGCGCTCGTCTTCATGCTCGAGCAGGGGCAGCACGTGCAGGTGTACGACAAGGCCGAAGCGGGCGCCGAGAGCAGCCGGGTCGAGGCGCTCATCGGTCCGTCGTGTGGAGCGGTGCTGTACGCGCCAATTCACGGCCGGCGGATGACCTGGTCCTATCAGGTTGTCGGCATGTGGGCCGGGCTCGACCGCCGCGTGCCCTCGATCAACGGCTACTCGGGGAACGCACCGTTAGGCTGGGATTTTCAGCAGATCCGGATCAACGACACGACACGCGCGCGCGCCGTCGCGCACGCGCTCGCGGCGTGGGAGACGCGTTGGGGCGCCGCGCTCCATCACGTGTGCGTCGTGTCGCCGGATCTCGCGCACGTGCGCGAACCGCTCGACCATCCGTACGGGACCGACGTCGTCGAGTGAGCCGAGTCCGCCGATCCCGGCCGCGACGCGCACGCCCATCCCGCGCGCCGCGGCCGGTCCTGCGTTAGGCGTCAGGGCGTGATCGGCTTCACCCGCTTGCCCCACATCGGCGGCGGCGGCTCGTGCGTCGCCCGCTCCACCGGATGCTGCGCCAGCTCCTGCATCGCCTCGGCCACCGCGCGCTCGAGCTGCGCATCGTGCCCCGCCGCGACGTCCTTCGGCCAGTCTTCGACTTCGATGTTCGGCGAGATGCCTTCGTTCTCGACGGCCCACTTTCCGTCCACGGCGAAGAAGCCGCCGCGCGGCGCATACATGATGCCGTCATCCACGAAGCTCGGCGTGTCCCAGATGCCCACCAGACCGCCCCACGTCCGCATGCCCACCAGCTGGCCGACCTTGCGGTACTTGAACATGTACGGCATGAGGTCGCCGCCCGAGCCCGACATTTCGTTGATGATCATCACCTTCGGTCCCCAGATCCCGGCGGCGGGACTCGTGAACGGATACCGGTCGCCCACCGGGTTGTTGAAGTACCCATCGAAGGTGCGCTGCAGCACATCAATGATGTAGTCGGCCGCCGACCCGCCGCCGTTGTAGCGCTCGTCGATGATCGCGCCCTTGCGGTCCTGCTGCGCGAAATAGTAGCGGTTGAAGCTGGTGTAGCCGCCCTCGGCTGTGTTAGGCAGATGCACGTACGCCAACGCGCCGTGCGACAGCGAGTCGACGAGGTGCCGGTTGTGCTCCACCCACGCGCGGGCGCGGAGACCCGCGTCGTTGGCCACGGGAATCACCGTCACCCGGCGCGCGCCATCCATGGTGGGACGCTCGTTGACCGTGATCACCGTCTGGTGGTTGGCCGTCCCGTCGAACAGCCGATAGACGTTGTCGGGCGCCCGCAGCTCCTGCCCGTTCACCGCCAACAGATAATCGCCGACGCGCACCTGCACGCCGGGCGCGGTGAGCGGCGCGTGCAGATCCGGATTCCAACTGTCGGTGCCGTAGATCTTCGTGATCTTGTAGCGGCCATTGTCGACTTCGAAATCAGCGCCTAACAGACCGACGGGCGGCTGCATCTCGCCGGGCATGTCGCCGCCGCGCACGAACGAGTGCCCGATCGCAATCTCCGATCCCATCATGTCCAACAGGTAGTTGAGATCGTCGCGGTGCTTCACGTAGGGCAGCAGCTGGCCGTACATCGCCTTGTCTTTCACCCAGTCCGTGCCCTGCAGATTCTTGACGTAGATGTAGTCGCGCTGGTTGCGCCACCCTTCGTCGAAGATCTGCTTGAACTCCGCCGTCGGGTCGACGAGCATGCGCAGTTGAGCATTGAGCTTGCCCTTGCCGGCCGGCGGCGCGTCGTGGGTCGTCGCGTCGACGAGGAAGAGACTCCCCTCGGGACCCGGCGTCCGGTACAACAGCTTCTTTCCATCCGCGCTCACGAAATAATCGGCGACGTTCTGCACGAACGGCATCGCCTTGCGTTCCTTGAGATCGTAGCGGTGCAGCGTGCCGCCGCTGAACCGCTCTTCCTTCGTGCCCGTCTCCGGCAGGTTCTCGGTGAAGAACACGGTGCCCGGTACGCCGCTCCTCAGTTCCCCGTAGTCGCGCTCGGCGATTTCGGAGACGGGCACCACGCGCTGCAGCAATCCATCGAAATCGATCTCGACGTGGCGGCGCGGCGCCAGCATGGCCTTGAGGGAATCGGCCGGAATGCGCTTGGCTGCGGTCGTGTCGGCCGTCGTGTCCGTGCGCGCCGGACGCCGCGGCCGCTCGCGCGGCGGCAGCGGCGGCATGCCCGGCGTCTGCTCCTGCGGGATCCCCGTGTCTTCGTCGCTCTCCGGCAGCAACGGCGACGGATCGTTCTTCGACAACACGGCGAGATAGAGCGCCTTCGTTTCCGTGTGTCCGTAGCTCGACATGTCCAACCAGCCCGAGCCTAACGCAAGGTCGGTGGACGCGAAGAACCAGAGGTATTTGCCGCTCGCATCCCACGCCGGCCACGTCGCATCGGCCAGGCCGTCGGTGATCTGGTGCGTCTGGCCGGTCTGCATATCGTAGACGAAGATCGCCCGGTAGAGCGACTTGAGACGCCTAACGTACGCGATCCATCGCGAATCGGGGCTCCACGCCGGGTTGAGCGACCGCTCCGGCACCATCCAGTCGTCGCCGCCGATGTCGGTCGCCTTCCCCGTCGCGACGTCCACCACCCACAACCGGAGATTCGTATCCTGAAAGACGATGTGCTTGCCGTCGGGCGACCAGCTCGGCGTGTAATAGTGCGTCGGATGCGCGAGCGCGATCGTGCGCGCGGGCGCGCTGCCGTCGGCAGAAGCGATCACGAGCTGATACTCGCCCGATTTGTCGCTGAAGTACGACACCCACTTGCCGTCCGGCGACCACGCCGGATCGCGCTCCGCCGAGCTGTCCGACTGGGTGAGATTCCGCACGTCGCCCTTTTCTGCCGGTACCGTGAAGATCTCGCCGCGCGCTTCGATCGCGGCGCGCTTTCCGGTCGGCGAGAGCGCGATGTTCGCGATGTAGCGCGACACCTCCTTCCATTGCGGCATCATCCACGCGAAATCGCCCACGGCCGTGATGGGCACGATGTGTTCTTTCCCACTCGACGGATCGAGCTCGTGGACATACCCCGCTTGCTCGAACACGAGCGCGTTCGCGCCCGCATCCAGCGTCTTCACGTCGAAATCGGAAAAGCTCGTGATCTGCTTGACCTGCTTGGAGGTCATGTCGTACGACCACACGTTCGACACCCCATCGCGATCCGACAGGAAGTATACGGTGGTGTTGCCCACCCATACCGGGTCCATCTCCTTCGAGTTAGGCCTCGGAATCGTGTCGATGTCGAGGGTCTTCGTGTCGAGAATCCAGATGGGCCGATTCTGTCCGCCGCGGTAGTTGCGGCGCTCCTCATCCCACGAGTTGTTCATGCGATAGGCGATGTGCCGGCCGTCGGGAGAGATTTTCCCTTGATAGGCGCGATACATCGGCATCGCCGTGACGATCCCGCCCTCGGCCGGGACGGTGAACCAGCGCGGCATCGGCGACGGCAGATTCGACGACTGCGACGACGAGAACACGATCGCCTTGCCGTCGGGCGTCCAGCCCTGCACGAGGTCGGGCGCGGGATGCCAGGTGAGGCGCTTCGGCTCGCCGCCGTCCGCCGGCATCACGTAGACGTCGGTGTTGCCGCCGTACTCGCCGCTGAACGCGATCCACTTGCCGTCCGGCGAGAAGTGCGGATTCATGGCCTCGCCCGGGAAGCTCGTTAGGCGAACGGCGGATCCGCCGGCGCGCGGCACGACCCAGATGTTGCCCGCGTACGCGAACGCGATCTGGGTGGCGCTCACGGTGGGCGAGCGCAGCATGCGCGTCGTGCCTTGCGCTGGGAGCGATGCGGCTCCGATGACGAGGGCGAGAATCGGCAAACCGAATCCAAGCCCGGCAAAACGATGAGGGCGATGCATGACAGGATATGGTGGAAGGGCACACACGTACGGCGGCGAGCTCGACACTACGGCGGTTGCTGGCGATAAGTTGCCGTGCGGTCCGCCCTCGCGCCAGCGCCGACATCGGGCCCTGTACCGCACCCGTGGTCCACCCGCGATATTCTGACCGCTTGCTGGCCCGCCGCTCACATCGGACATCGACCTGACCCGTCTCATGCGACCGTCTCTGCTCCTCGCCGGCGCGCTGCTGTTCGCCGCCGCGCCGCATCGCACCTCTGCCCAGACCTTTCAAAGCGACGACCCAATCATCAAGCGCATCTGGCAAATCGGGATGGACAGCTCCGAGACCGAGCGTCTGGCGAACGAGCTGTTCGACTCGCTCGGACCGCGCCTCACGGGCACGCCGGACCTCAAACGCGCGAACGAGTGGCTGGTCCATACCTACACGAGCTGGGGGATCCCGGCGCGCAACGAGCAGTACGGCACGTGGCGCGGCTGGCGTCGCGGCTACTCGCACATCGATCTCATCGCGCCCCGCGTGCGCTCGCTCGAGGGCACGATGCTCGGCTACAGCCCGGGCACGAACAAGAAAGACCTGACGGCGAGCACGATCATCCTGCCGCACTTTGCCGACAGCTCGGCGTTCGCGCAGTGGCTGCCTAACGTCAAGGGCAAGTTCATTCTCGTGTCGGCGCCCCATCTCTCCTGCCGCCCAACGGAGGACTGGCAGACCAACGCGATCCCGGCATCGGCGGCGCGGATGGACAGCCTGCGCGACTCGCTGCGCCGCGAGTGGGGCGGCCGCAACGTGCGCGGCACCGGCATGAGCCTGGCGCTCGGGACGGGCGAGCTCGGGCTGCGGCTCGAGGCCGCGGGCGCGGCGGGCATCATCACGTCGCGGCCCAAGGACGCCTGGGGCACGATCGAAGTCTTCGAGACGTACGACACCAAAGCGCCGGCCATCGCGCTGAGCTGCGAGGACTACGGCCTCGTGTTCCGCCTCACCGAAAACAACCAGCACCCGCTGGTGCGCCTCAATCTCGACGCCCAGTTGTTAGGCGAGCAGCCGGTCTACAACACCGTCGCCGAGATGAAAGGCACCGAGCTGCCGGACCAGTACGTGGTGCTGTCCGCGCACTTCGACTCGTGGGACGGTTCGTCCGGCGCCACCGACAACGGCACCGGCACGCTCACGATGATGGAAGCGATGCGCATCCTGCACATCGTGTATCCGCACCCCAAGCGCACGATCCTCGTCGGCGACTGGAGCGGCGAAGAAGAAGGCGAGGTCGGCTCGAAAGCGTTCACCGAAGATCATCCCGAAGTGCTCAAGGGGTTGCAGGCGTTGTTCAATCAGGACAATGGCACGGGACGCATCGTCCGGCTGAGCGGCGCGGGATTGCCGGATGCTGCTGCGCACATCGCGCGCTGGCTCGACCAGATTCCCCTCGAGCTGCGCAACCAGATCCAATTCGGCGGCGCGGGCTTCCCCGCGGGCGGGGGCAGCGACGACTACTCCTTCTCCTGCTACGGGCTGCCGGCGTTCGGGTTAGGCGCGCTGCCGTGGGACTACGGCAACTACACCTGGCACACGAACCGCGACACGCCGGACAAGATCGTCTACGACGACCTCAAGTCCAACGCGACGCTGACCGCGATGCTGGCGTATCTGGCGTCCGAGGATCCGACGATGATCAAGCGCGATCGCGTCGACCTGGTGGCCGCCGCGAAACAGCTCGAAGCCGAGCTGCCGCCGCCCACCGCCGGCCGCAACGCCGCGTTCCGGTTCCGCCGCCTGCCGACTACCTGGCCGGAATGCACCAAAGCGCCGCGCAGCACGAAGCCGAGGTTGAAATGAGCGCCGCCTAACGCTTGACCGTCCAGCGATCGTTGGTGCTGTCCGCATCCATCCAGATGCCGTGGTCGAGGGTGATCGAGGCCACCGCTTTCTTCGCCGGCACGGCGACCGTCGCGCGGCGCAGATTCGTTCGCCAGATGGCGGGCGTCTCGTGCACGCTGTCGACTGTCGCATCGGTGTAGCGCACCACCACGTCCACCGGCGCCGGCATGCCGCCGACGTTCTCGAGCGTCACCGTCCAGCCGTTCGCACCGCGCCGGGCGCCGGTGATGCCCAGATCGATGTACGCATGGCTGAAGAACCAGCTGTTCCAGAACCAATCCAGGTTGCGGCCCGACACATCGTTGAACGTGTAGAAGAAATCCCACGGCGTGGGATGCTTGCCGTGCCACCGGTCCATGAACGCGTGCAGGCATCGCTTGAACGTGTCGTCGCCTAACAATTGCTTCAGGGCGAGGTAGCCGAGCGCCGGCTTGCCGTACGCGTTGTTGCCGTACGCCGCATCCTTGAGCACATCGGCCGGCGTCACGATGGGCAAGTCCTCGAGCGGCGACGGATCGCTGATCCATCCCTCCACGCGAAACTGCTTGAAGAAGTTCGTCGCCCGCGCCGCGCCCAGATCCGACGTGCCGATGAGATACTCGAAGGTCGTCGCCCACCCTTCATCCATGAACGGGTAGCGCGTCTCGTTGATCCCCATGTAAAACGGGAAGTACGTGTGCGCGATTTCGTGTTCGACGACGAAGCGCGAGAGGATGGTGTCGGGCGTCGAGCCATCATTCACCATCATCGGATACTCCATGTCCGCCGACCCCTGCACCACCGTGCTCTTCTCGTACGGATACGGCACCCCCGGCCAGTGGTGCGACAACCAGTCGAGCGCGTGGTGCGCGAAGCCCACCATGTGGTGATAGTCGGCAGCCGTGTCGTTGTACGCGGCCTGGACGCTCGCGCGACGATGCGCCGCGTCATCGACGACCACGCTCGCCGCATCCCAGTCGTAGTGGTTGCTCACCGCGAACGCCACGTCGGGCACGTTGTGCGCGGTGAAGTGCCAGTGGTTCACCGGCTGCTGCAGCGTGATTCTTCCGGCCGCGGCGTCGGCGCCCGATGCAACGTGGATCGTCGAGTCCGACGTGAACGACGCCTGGAATTTCTGTAAGGCATCCGGCTGCAGGTCGGCGGCCGGGTCGACCAACGTGCCGGTGCCCCACACGACGTAGTTCGCCGGCACGTTCAGCGTCACGTCGTAATCGTTGAAGTCGTTGTAGAACTCCTGCAGGTCCGTGAAATCCATCGTGTCCCAGCCGTTGTAGTCATCGTAGACGGAGACGCGGGGATAGAAGTACGCCAGATAGTACGTCGTGGAATCGAGCATGCCTTCGCGGCCCGCGCGCTTGGAAATCTCGTAGTGCCAGTCGAAGCGCAAATGCACCGAGTCGTGCGGCGCGAGCGGCGTGCCTAACCGGACCGGCTGCCACGTGAAGAACTGCGGGCTGTCGTGCCACGCCGTCACCGCGCCGTTCACGGCGAACGTGTCCACGTGCACGCCGCTCGTGAGATAATCCGGCGTCGTTCCGCCGTCGCGCGGGGCGCCGGGTTTGTGAACGTTGAGGAACAGTCGAATGACCAGCGCGCGCAGCGTGTCGGGACTGTTGTTCTCATACTCGATCTGTTCGGTGCCGCGGATGGTGCGATCGGGCGGCATCGCCGTCAGGGTCATCGAGTAGCGGCCGTGGTTCTCCCAGTACCTGGGACCCGGCCGGCCATCCATCGTCCGCGTGCCGTTGGCATAGGTGGCGGTGATCGAGCGCGGCATGTACAGCGACGAGGACGACGCGGTTTGCCCGGCGGCGCCGCGCGCGGACAGTGCGGCCGCGAGCAGCGCGGCGCCAGTCGTTAGGCGCCACGCGCCGCCAACCCGGACCGTGAGGGACATGCACACGTCATCCTGTGAGAGTCGTCGCCGAGACCGAACTCTCTCCCTCGGCACCCCGGGACGCAAGTTTGGGCTGTCGTTCAGCCCGCGGCCTGGGCCAGCGCCTTCACGTCGGATTCCGACAGGGTGAGCTCGGCCGCGGCCATGTTGTCCTCGAGATGCTTCACCTTCGACGTGCCGGGAATCGGCAGCATCACGGGGGAGCGATGCAGCAGCCAGGCAAGCGCCAGTTGCGACGGCGTCGCGCCGAGCCGCTTGGCCAACGTGTGCAGCACACTGCCCTCTTTCGCCAGCGCGCCGGTCGCCAGTGGGAACCAGGGAATGAACCCGATGTTGTGCGCTTCGGCGTGATCGAGCAGCGGCTCCGCCGTCCGCTCGGCGAGGTTGTATTTGTTCTGCACGGTCACGATCGTGGCGTACCGTTGGGCCTGCTCGAGCTCCTCGATCGTCACTTCCGACAATCCGATGTGCCGGATCTTGCCTTCCTTCTGCAGCGAGGCGAGCTCCCCGACCTGGTCGGCGAGCGGCACCTTGGGATCGATGCGATGCAGCTGGAAGAGGTCGATCCGGTCCAGGCCTAACCGGCGCAAGCTCATCTCCGCTTCCTGCCTCAAATATTCCGGACGCCCAACGGGCTCCCAGTTGCCTGGGCCGCCGCGCGTGAGCCCGGCTTTCGTCGCAATCACCAAGTCGGCGGGATACGGATACAGCGCCTTGCGAATGAAATCCTCGGCGACGTACGGGCCGTACGAGTCCGCGGTATCGATGAGCGTGACACCGAGCTCGATCGCGCGCCTGAGCACGCGCACCGCTTCGGCGGGATCCTTGGGATCGCCCCACACCCCGGGACCGGTCAACTGCATGCTGCCAAAGCCGAGGCGGTGCACCGGCATGTCGCCCCCAATGACGAACGTGCCGGAGCGTTCCGCTGGACGTTCGAGTGTCGTCGTCGCCATGAGTCATCTCTGGTGAAGAGTCGATTTCGTTAGGCACGCGACGCGCGCTGCGCGCCTCGTCGCCAAGCACTTTGGTCCAACGACGCCGCACACCGCGCCGTTCCCGATGCGTCGCTGCACGCCCCGCGCCCGCGTCCCGCCCGGTTGCGGGCGCGCCGACATCGATTCAAGTTCCCGAACACATCCATACCAGACTCCCACCATGCGCTTCGGACCATCGTTCGTGCGCGGCGAGCTCGTCCTTGCCGTCGTCGCCGTACTCGGCGCCGTTCCCGCCGCTGCCCAACAGCGCGCCCATCGATCCGGCCAGCCCGTCGGCGCCGCCGACCCGCGATACGCGCAAACCGAAAAGCCGCCGCTTCACGCCAAGCACTGGCTCGCCATTACCGGCAAACCGCTGTCGGCCACCGCCGGAGCCATCGTGTTCGCCAAAGGCGGCAACGCCGTCGACGCCGCTGTCGCGATGCTCGCCGCAGGCTGCACCATGTGGGACACCCTCTCCTGCGGCGGCGAGACGCAGGCGCTCATCTATAACCCGCACACCAGGAAGGTCATCGGCCTCGACGCACTCGGCGTCGCGCCGACGGGAGCCACGGCCGCGTTCTACAGGAGCAAGGGCTATCGGTATCCGCCCGAGTACGGTCCGTTAGCCGCGGTCACGCCGGGCACGGTCGGCGGCCTGTTGACGATGCTCGCCGAGTACGGACGGCTGTCGCTCAAGGACGTGCTGGCGCCGGCCATCCAGATGGCCGACGGCTACCCCATCGAAGCCGAGCTC is a genomic window of Gemmatimonadaceae bacterium containing:
- a CDS encoding penicillin acylase family protein, with the protein product MKPFAAVVSIVCIAAQTVSASAQAPNNADLTRWKQEAQRVTIIRDNWGIPHVYGKSDADAVFGMIYAQSEDDFNRVETNFVNAMGRLAETEGESAIYRDLRMKIFIDPDTLRAKYRESPAWLKSLMNAWADGLNYFLYTHPQVKPRVITRFEPWMALSFSEGSIGGDIEDVSLKELAAFYGTEVGADEPKNISDGDGSPPEPGGSNGIAIAPSNTLDHHALLLINPHTSFFFRAELQMVSDQGLDAYGAVTWGQFFVYQGFNTRTGWMHTSSNADDKDEYLETVSQKNGRYYYLYGGKEYPMIVSHIAVPYKTDAGMKKKVFTVYRTRHGPIVRKIGDKWVSIDMMNEPEKALIQSYTRTKSLSYKDFLKTMQLHTNSTNNTIFADADGDIAYFHANFIPRRNPKFDWTKPVDGSDTATDWHGLLSVDQTPHLLNPASGWLYNSNNWPWSAAGPSSPKRSDYPPYVETGGESFRGLHAIRVLEHRKDFAIDTLIKAAYDSYLTGFAALLPPLVNAYDHLSPSDSLKATLAPQIDSLRSWDDRWSTASVPTTLAVYWGMTLGEMVRADARKANVPVDDYMVNGASDADRLQALVVATDSLTSQFGSWRTRWGEINRYQRNTGDIVQHFDDAKPSIPVGFTWSRWGSLAAFSARPYPGTKKWYGTAGNSFVAVVEFGDSVRAKAITAGGESGDPSSPHFGDQAERYATGSLRPVYFYRSQLVGHTERIYHP
- a CDS encoding PDZ domain-containing protein, translated to MHRPHRFAGLGFGLPILALVIGAASLPAQGTTRMLRSPTVSATQIAFAYAGNIWVVPRAGGSAVRLTSFPGEAMNPHFSPDGKWIAFSGEYGGNTDVYVMPADGGEPKRLTWHPAPDLVQGWTPDGKAIVFSSSQSSNLPSPMPRWFTVPAEGGIVTAMPMYRAYQGKISPDGRHIAYRMNNSWDEERRNYRGGQNRPIWILDTKTLDIDTIPRPNSKEMDPVWVGNTTVYFLSDRDGVSNVWSYDMTSKQVKQITSFSDFDVKTLDAGANALVFEQAGYVHELDPSSGKEHIVPITAVGDFAWMMPQWKEVSRYIANIALSPTGKRAAIEARGEIFTVPAEKGDVRNLTQSDSSAERDPAWSPDGKWVSYFSDKSGEYQLVIASADGSAPARTIALAHPTHYYTPSWSPDGKHIVFQDTNLRLWVVDVATGKATDIGGDDWMVPERSLNPAWSPDSRWIAYVRRLKSLYRAIFVYDMQTGQTHQITDGLADATWPAWDASGKYLWFFASTDLALGSGWLDMSSYGHTETKALYLAVLSKNDPSPLLPESDEDTGIPQEQTPGMPPLPPRERPRRPARTDTTADTTAAKRIPADSLKAMLAPRRHVEIDFDGLLQRVVPVSEIAERDYGELRSGVPGTVFFTENLPETGTKEERFSGGTLHRYDLKERKAMPFVQNVADYFVSADGKKLLYRTPGPEGSLFLVDATTHDAPPAGKGKLNAQLRMLVDPTAEFKQIFDEGWRNQRDYIYVKNLQGTDWVKDKAMYGQLLPYVKHRDDLNYLLDMMGSEIAIGHSFVRGGDMPGEMQPPVGLLGADFEVDNGRYKITKIYGTDSWNPDLHAPLTAPGVQVRVGDYLLAVNGQELRAPDNVYRLFDGTANHQTVITVNERPTMDGARRVTVIPVANDAGLRARAWVEHNRHLVDSLSHGALAYVHLPNTAEGGYTSFNRYYFAQQDRKGAIIDERYNGGGSAADYIIDVLQRTFDGYFNNPVGDRYPFTSPAAGIWGPKVMIINEMSGSGGDLMPYMFKYRKVGQLVGMRTWGGLVGIWDTPSFVDDGIMYAPRGGFFAVDGKWAVENEGISPNIEVEDWPKDVAAGHDAQLERAVAEAMQELAQHPVERATHEPPPPMWGKRVKPITP
- a CDS encoding M28 family peptidase, whose translation is MRPSLLLAGALLFAAAPHRTSAQTFQSDDPIIKRIWQIGMDSSETERLANELFDSLGPRLTGTPDLKRANEWLVHTYTSWGIPARNEQYGTWRGWRRGYSHIDLIAPRVRSLEGTMLGYSPGTNKKDLTASTIILPHFADSSAFAQWLPNVKGKFILVSAPHLSCRPTEDWQTNAIPASAARMDSLRDSLRREWGGRNVRGTGMSLALGTGELGLRLEAAGAAGIITSRPKDAWGTIEVFETYDTKAPAIALSCEDYGLVFRLTENNQHPLVRLNLDAQLLGEQPVYNTVAEMKGTELPDQYVVLSAHFDSWDGSSGATDNGTGTLTMMEAMRILHIVYPHPKRTILVGDWSGEEEGEVGSKAFTEDHPEVLKGLQALFNQDNGTGRIVRLSGAGLPDAAAHIARWLDQIPLELRNQIQFGGAGFPAGGGSDDYSFSCYGLPAFGLGALPWDYGNYTWHTNRDTPDKIVYDDLKSNATLTAMLAYLASEDPTMIKRDRVDLVAAAKQLEAELPPPTAGRNAAFRFRRLPTTWPECTKAPRSTKPRLK
- a CDS encoding M1 family metallopeptidase, whose product is MSLTVRVGGAWRLTTGAALLAAALSARGAAGQTASSSSLYMPRSITATYANGTRTMDGRPGPRYWENHGRYSMTLTAMPPDRTIRGTEQIEYENNSPDTLRALVIRLFLNVHKPGAPRDGGTTPDYLTSGVHVDTFAVNGAVTAWHDSPQFFTWQPVRLGTPLAPHDSVHLRFDWHYEISKRAGREGMLDSTTYYLAYFYPRVSVYDDYNGWDTMDFTDLQEFYNDFNDYDVTLNVPANYVVWGTGTLVDPAADLQPDALQKFQASFTSDSTIHVASGADAAAGRITLQQPVNHWHFTAHNVPDVAFAVSNHYDWDAASVVVDDAAHRRASVQAAYNDTAADYHHMVGFAHHALDWLSHHWPGVPYPYEKSTVVQGSADMEYPMMVNDGSTPDTILSRFVVEHEIAHTYFPFYMGINETRYPFMDEGWATTFEYLIGTSDLGAARATNFFKQFRVEGWISDPSPLEDLPIVTPADVLKDAAYGNNAYGKPALGYLALKQLLGDDTFKRCLHAFMDRWHGKHPTPWDFFYTFNDVSGRNLDWFWNSWFFSHAYIDLGITGARRGANGWTVTLENVGGMPAPVDVVVRYTDATVDSVHETPAIWRTNLRRATVAVPAKKAVASITLDHGIWMDADSTNDRWTVKR